In one window of Pseudoalteromonas espejiana DSM 9414 DNA:
- a CDS encoding tetratricopeptide repeat protein: MSNLVSINTQNLQQVLGETSQQKLVLLNFHSPQSPECISQIGILENLATQYKDYIVVANLDCDAEQALAAQLAQQVGLQTLPTLVFLKDSAPVDLLAGVQSDAQIREVLAKHLPAQQDLLLEQAKQALLKSDLNAAFNYAKQAYEIDSKNARIKLVLADICIQIHKLDDAQALIDTIDAQEQDAYFHNIKAKCEAALEATDSPEIKEKQSQVEQYPNDLELKIELSNLLNDAGRKEEALETLFTVLKKDLNFNEAKPSFLAIIASLPDGDALAAKYRRKLYSILY; encoded by the coding sequence ATGAGCAACCTAGTTAGTATCAACACGCAAAACCTTCAGCAAGTACTCGGTGAAACATCACAACAAAAGTTGGTGCTGCTAAACTTCCACTCACCACAAAGCCCCGAGTGTATTAGCCAAATAGGAATTTTAGAAAATTTAGCGACGCAATATAAAGACTATATAGTAGTAGCTAATCTAGATTGTGATGCAGAGCAAGCATTAGCTGCACAACTAGCACAACAAGTTGGCTTACAAACTTTACCTACACTGGTATTTTTAAAAGATTCAGCGCCAGTAGATTTATTAGCAGGCGTACAATCAGATGCGCAAATACGCGAAGTGCTTGCTAAGCATTTGCCAGCCCAGCAAGACTTACTTTTAGAGCAAGCTAAACAAGCTTTATTAAAGTCTGATTTAAACGCTGCATTTAATTACGCAAAGCAAGCCTATGAAATTGACAGCAAGAACGCACGAATCAAATTAGTGTTAGCTGATATATGTATTCAAATTCACAAATTGGATGATGCCCAAGCATTAATAGATACAATAGATGCACAAGAGCAAGATGCATACTTTCACAACATTAAAGCCAAATGCGAAGCTGCTTTAGAGGCAACCGACTCACCAGAGATCAAAGAAAAGCAATCTCAAGTTGAACAATACCCTAATGACCTTGAGCTAAAAATAGAATTGAGTAACTTACTAAATGACGCAGGCCGTAAAGAAGAGGCACTCGAAACTTTATTTACTGTCCTTAAAAAGGATTTAAACTTTAATGAAGCAAAGCCGAGCTTTTTAGCAATTATCGCTTCTCTTCCTGATGGTGATGCATTAGCAGCTAAATATCGTAGAAAGCTATACAGTATTTTATATTAA